A region of Dioscorea cayenensis subsp. rotundata cultivar TDr96_F1 chromosome 5, TDr96_F1_v2_PseudoChromosome.rev07_lg8_w22 25.fasta, whole genome shotgun sequence DNA encodes the following proteins:
- the LOC120260587 gene encoding protein WVD2-like 7 yields the protein MGDSSCFPMQGVDGDREVSIALAFGGSVSFGRFMSESLDWGRWSSFRHNRHLEEVERYARPGSVAQKKAFFEAHYKKMAALKKAGSLEESVDVISENQEESVDMAAGSTDEVTGNKCEELKVMPNDERPNLADENGGLEGDHDHEVDENQGPEEKEDFSFTESASVIQSSCGVEDIGNQISESAISPLKEIFVANRVSLGDSAEKKPRISVLKSPNPGSKPFRFATCVASKLSPSSVKHSPASKDCAKENKFTPTNYRARCSSEKIRSNAKSIHRSMNVSECPRGSVAKHFSTKAPSILEKVQQFEATSNFSKASNHRLCPYRKSAQPSGHNVSNLSPVTQDSARARTPLVKTYSGRRKVDLELQNLTSNCSKLLSIGGTRSRMQATSSSASCKADERAEKPCKEAFSSLENKFCTKEVKKIQMQRKTTEKTESRVAKLRQSFCSRVTPMIDFSQNFEPPKNERKKIPLTQPRSPKLGRRNKPALSPGSNSLMPLTPTITDGLIHCAGKSSHTPRRPASSLLNKRN from the exons ATGGGGgattcttcttgttttccaaTGCAGGGCGTTGATGGTGATAGAGAG GTGAGCATTGCTCTTGCGTTTGGGGGTTCGGTGTCCTTCGGGAGGTTCATGTCGGAGTCTTTGGATTGGGGGAGATGGTCATCTTTCCGCCATAATCGGCATTTGGAGGAGGTTGAGAGGTACGCTAGGCCGGGATCTGTTGCTCAAAAGAAGGCCTTTTTCGAAGCGCATTACAAGAAGATGGCTGCTTTAAAGAAAGCTGGATCTTTGGAAGAATCTGTTGATGTAATCAGTGAAAATCAAGAAGAATCAGTGGACATGGCTGCAGGATCGACTGACGAGGTCACTGGGAATAAATGTGAGGAGCTTAAGGTAATGCCCAATGATGAAAGACCGAATCTGGCTGATGAAAATGGTGGTTTAGAGGGTGATCATGATCATGAAGTGGATGAGAACCAAGGTCCTGAGGAAAAAGAGGATTTTTCTTTCACAGAGTCTGCATCTGTGATTCAATCATCATGTGGTGTTGAAGATATAGGAAATCAAATTAGTGAATCAGCGATTTCTCCATTGAAG GAAATATTTGTTGCTAATCGGGTGAGTCTTGGAGATTCAGCAGAGAAGAAGCCGAGAATTTCTGTACTGAAGTCACCAAATCCTGGTAGTAAGCCATTCAGGTTTGCAACTTGCGTGGCATCCAAGCTCTCACCTTCTTCAGTGAAACATAGTCCTGCCTCTAAGGATTgtgcaaaagaaaacaagttcACTCCCACTAATTACAGGGCAAGGTGTTCTAGTGAAAAAATAAGATCGAATGCAAAATCTATACATAGGTCAATGAATGTATCTGAATGTCCAAGGGGATCGGTTGCCAAACATTTCTCAACCAAAGCCCCATCAattcttgagaaggttcaacaATTTGAAGCCACTAGCAACTTCTCTAAGGCTTCAAATCATCGTTTGTGCCCATACAGAAAATCAGCACAG CCATCTGGCCATAATGTGTCTAACCTTTCTCCAGTAACCCAAGACAGTGCAAG GGCTAGAACTCCACTGGTAAAAACATATTCTGGGAGAAGAAAAGTGGACTTGGAATTGCAAAACCTTACAAGCAA TTGCTCTAAGCTTTTAAGCATTGGAGGGACCAGATCAAGAATGCAAGCTACATCTTCTTCTGCTAGCTGTAAAGCAGATGAGAGGGCTGAAAAACCATGCAAGGAG GCTTTTTCTAGTTTGGAAAATAAATTCTGCACAAAGGAAGTGAAGAAAAtacaaatgcaaagaaaaactACA GAAAAAACAGAGAGTAGAGTCGCAAAACTACGGCAAAGTTTTTGCTCTAGGGTGACACCAATGATAGATTTCTCTCAAAATTTTGAACCAccaaaaaatgagagaaagaag ATTCCACTAACACAGCCCCGATCTCCAAAACTTGGAAGAAGAAATAAACCTGCATTGAGTCCTGGGTCAAACTCATTGATGCCTCTGACACCTACAATAACAGATGGATTAATTCATTGTGCCGGAAAAAGTAGTCATACACCAAGGCGTCCTGCTAGTTCACTACTCAACAAACGCAATTAA